Proteins from a single region of bacterium:
- a CDS encoding ATP-dependent helicase yields the protein METYTLRARPDARPAPRFRIDYAGELNAAQLDAATSLEGPILVIAGAGSGKTRTLTYRVARLVESGVPPAQILLLTFTRKAAEEMLTRAATLVGGSCDRVAGGTFHSFANTILRRHGRGVGLDPGFTILDRADAEDVVNLLRSRAGLDRKDRRFPRKNAILEVFSMAVNRSVTVEQLLEDDYGHLADHQEELIRLGHQYRTYKRERSLVDYDDLLVLLRDLVRDVPEAAEQLSRTFRYVMVDEYQDTNRLQAEIVRGLAVTHDNVMAVGDDSQSIYSFRGADFRNIMDFRELFTGARLITLEENYRSTAPILGLANAVIDRAAEKHTKVLRARRGGGQKPLLVRCSDDRAQSRFVAQRVLELREEGVSLDEMAVLFRSSYHSFDLELELQRCDIPFVKRGGFKFIETAHVKDVLAHLRVVANPRDAVSWHRILLLLDGLGPKTADDVFRHVQGAPDVLAAAQLLREYPRRAAFTKELLRLADLLTEIGAPELTPDDQVGRVVGFYTPMLRHLHPDDYPKREKDLEHFCTIAARYRALGGLLTDMALDPPTDSVGDTLAVAVEEGHLTLSTIHSAKGLEWRVVFVIGLVDGRFPSFHNLRDPSEVEEERRLLYVSVTRAKEWLYLSYPIDVYDRATGMVLGKPSRFVEGLPSAVLSGMQVVEEDIDYEFD from the coding sequence ATGGAGACCTACACCCTCCGCGCGCGACCGGATGCGCGCCCCGCGCCGCGCTTCCGCATCGACTACGCCGGCGAGCTCAACGCGGCGCAGCTCGACGCGGCGACGTCGCTCGAGGGCCCCATCCTCGTCATCGCCGGCGCGGGCAGCGGCAAGACGCGTACGCTGACCTATCGGGTGGCGCGGCTCGTCGAGTCGGGGGTGCCGCCGGCGCAGATCCTGCTGCTGACGTTCACGCGCAAGGCGGCGGAGGAGATGCTGACGCGCGCCGCGACGCTCGTGGGCGGCAGCTGTGATCGCGTCGCCGGCGGGACGTTCCACTCCTTCGCGAACACGATCCTGCGCCGCCACGGCCGTGGCGTCGGCCTCGATCCGGGCTTCACGATCCTCGACCGCGCCGACGCCGAGGACGTCGTCAACCTGCTGCGCAGCCGCGCCGGCCTCGACCGGAAAGACCGCCGCTTCCCGCGCAAGAACGCCATCCTCGAAGTCTTCAGCATGGCGGTGAACCGCAGCGTCACCGTCGAGCAGCTGCTCGAGGACGACTACGGCCATCTCGCCGATCACCAGGAGGAGCTGATCCGCCTGGGCCACCAGTACCGCACGTACAAGCGCGAGCGCAGCCTGGTCGACTACGACGACCTGCTGGTCCTCCTGCGCGACCTCGTGCGCGACGTGCCCGAGGCGGCCGAGCAGCTCTCGCGCACGTTCCGCTACGTCATGGTCGACGAGTACCAGGACACGAACCGCCTCCAGGCCGAGATCGTGCGCGGGCTCGCCGTCACCCACGACAACGTCATGGCCGTCGGCGACGACAGCCAGAGCATCTACTCGTTCCGCGGCGCCGATTTCCGCAACATCATGGACTTCCGCGAGCTCTTCACGGGCGCGCGGCTCATCACGCTCGAGGAGAACTACCGCTCGACGGCGCCGATTCTCGGGCTCGCCAACGCGGTGATCGACCGCGCCGCCGAGAAGCACACGAAGGTGCTGCGTGCCCGCCGCGGCGGCGGGCAGAAGCCGCTCCTCGTCCGTTGCTCCGACGACCGGGCGCAGTCGCGCTTCGTCGCCCAGCGCGTCCTCGAGCTGCGCGAGGAGGGCGTCTCACTCGACGAGATGGCGGTGCTGTTCCGCTCGAGCTACCACTCGTTCGACCTGGAGCTCGAGCTCCAGCGCTGCGACATCCCGTTCGTGAAGCGCGGCGGCTTCAAGTTCATCGAGACGGCGCACGTGAAGGACGTGCTCGCGCATCTCCGCGTCGTCGCCAACCCGCGCGACGCGGTGTCGTGGCACCGCATCCTGCTCCTGCTCGACGGGCTCGGCCCGAAGACGGCCGACGACGTGTTCCGCCACGTCCAGGGCGCGCCCGACGTCCTCGCCGCGGCGCAGCTGCTGCGCGAGTACCCGCGTCGCGCGGCCTTCACGAAGGAGCTGCTGCGCCTCGCCGACCTCCTCACCGAGATCGGCGCGCCCGAGCTGACGCCGGACGACCAGGTCGGCCGCGTGGTCGGCTTCTACACGCCGATGCTGCGCCACCTGCACCCCGACGACTACCCGAAGCGCGAGAAGGACCTCGAGCACTTCTGCACCATCGCGGCACGCTACCGCGCGCTCGGCGGCCTGCTGACGGACATGGCGCTCGACCCGCCCACCGACAGCGTCGGCGACACGCTCGCGGTCGCGGTCGAAGAGGGCCACCTGACGCTCTCCACGATCCACTCGGCCAAGGGCCTCGAGTGGCGGGTGGTGTTCGTGATCGGCCTCGTCGACGGCCGCTTCCCCTCGTTCCACAACCTGCGCGACCCGTCCGAGGTCGAGGAGGAGCGGCGTCTCCTCTACGTGTCGGTGACGCGGGCGAAGGAGTGGCTGTATCTCAGCTACCCGATCGACGTGTACGACCGCGCGACCGGGATGGTGCTGGGGAAGCCGTCGCGCTTCGTCGAGGGCCTGCCGTCGGCCGTGCTGTCCGGCATGCAGGTCGTCGAGGAAGACATCGACTACGAGTTCGACTGA
- a CDS encoding Ku protein encodes MPARAIGSATVSFGLVSIPVRLYVATHSETPSFNLIHGECRSRIKQQIWCPRCERVVERRELVKGREVQKDQYVLFTDEELKRLEAAASQALDIQEFVPLAEVDPVYFENTNYLGPDKGGEKAYQLLAQAMRETGMVALAQHVTRGKEHLVLIRPLGDGLALHTLYYADEVRPFTDVDKGAPAAVKPAEVSLARQLVEQLAAEHFAPEQYRDHWRDRLEEITRQKVEGQEITVPEEPAERGQVIDLMEALKQSLARESAPVRSPARVAAKHRAASQKPRRAANDKKQ; translated from the coding sequence ATGCCGGCCCGCGCGATCGGCTCCGCGACCGTCAGCTTCGGTCTGGTGTCGATACCCGTCCGTCTCTATGTCGCGACGCACTCGGAAACGCCGTCGTTCAATCTGATCCACGGCGAGTGCCGGTCGCGCATCAAGCAGCAGATCTGGTGCCCGCGCTGTGAGCGCGTCGTCGAGCGCCGCGAGCTGGTGAAGGGACGGGAGGTCCAGAAGGACCAGTACGTCCTCTTCACCGACGAGGAGCTGAAGCGGCTCGAAGCCGCCGCCAGCCAGGCGCTCGACATCCAGGAGTTCGTGCCGCTCGCCGAGGTCGACCCGGTCTACTTCGAGAACACCAACTACCTCGGCCCGGACAAGGGCGGCGAGAAGGCATACCAGCTCCTCGCCCAGGCGATGCGCGAGACCGGCATGGTGGCGCTCGCACAGCACGTCACGCGCGGCAAGGAGCACCTCGTGCTCATTCGCCCGCTGGGCGACGGCCTGGCGCTGCACACCCTCTACTACGCCGACGAGGTCCGCCCGTTCACCGACGTCGACAAGGGCGCGCCCGCGGCGGTGAAGCCGGCCGAGGTGTCGCTCGCCCGCCAGCTGGTCGAGCAGCTGGCCGCCGAGCACTTCGCGCCCGAGCAGTACCGCGATCACTGGCGCGACCGGCTCGAGGAGATCACGCGCCAGAAGGTCGAGGGCCAGGAGATCACGGTTCCCGAGGAGCCGGCGGAGCGCGGCCAGGTGATCGACCTCATGGAGGCGCTGAAGCAGAGTCTGGCGCGCGAGAGCGCGCCGGTGCGCTCGCCGGCCCGCGTGGCCGCGAAGCACCGCGCCGCCTCCCAAAAGCCGCGCCGCGCGGCCAACGACAAGAAGCAGTAG
- a CDS encoding ferredoxin: MRTLDDALLARLASHGLNLVGATSVAAYDARAGARTALAPRLPDARTAVVVGNGGGAFWTAFARSRPRDDVPVAHPLDAFTRRLVETIAADVAGLVGIVYPFDPVPTDFRTLAACAGLGSPSLLGLLVHPVYGPWMALRAALLVRDEVALPRPADGFDPCPSCTSRACIAACPGGAVRDAGWDVPACVSYRAAAPGRCDAGCHARLACVLGPEHRYPDAALAFHQGAARTMLARTRT; this comes from the coding sequence ATGCGGACCCTCGATGACGCGCTCCTCGCGCGGCTCGCGTCGCACGGGTTGAATCTCGTCGGCGCGACGTCCGTCGCCGCCTACGATGCACGCGCCGGCGCGCGCACCGCGCTCGCGCCGCGCCTGCCCGACGCGCGCACCGCGGTCGTCGTCGGCAACGGCGGTGGGGCGTTCTGGACCGCGTTCGCGCGCTCGCGGCCGCGCGACGACGTTCCCGTGGCACATCCGCTCGACGCGTTCACGCGCCGCCTCGTCGAGACCATCGCCGCCGACGTCGCCGGTCTCGTCGGCATCGTCTATCCCTTCGATCCGGTGCCTACCGACTTCCGCACGCTGGCGGCGTGCGCAGGCCTCGGCAGCCCGAGTCTCCTCGGGCTGCTCGTGCATCCCGTCTACGGGCCCTGGATGGCGCTGCGCGCGGCGTTGCTCGTGCGCGACGAGGTCGCGCTGCCGCGGCCGGCCGACGGCTTCGATCCGTGTCCGTCGTGCACCAGCCGCGCCTGCATCGCCGCCTGCCCGGGCGGCGCCGTCCGCGACGCCGGGTGGGACGTGCCCGCGTGCGTCTCCTACCGCGCCGCGGCCCCGGGACGCTGCGACGCGGGATGTCACGCCCGCCTCGCGTGCGTGCTCGGCCCCGAGCACCGCTATCCCGACGCCGCGCTCGCCTTCCACCAGGGGGCCGCGCGCACGATGCTCGCGCGCACCCGGACCTGA
- a CDS encoding sulfurtransferase TusA family protein produces the protein MDDACLDLRTWRCPLSWAKARVWLETRRRGEEVVILLGDAKSAHDLPRAAEAHGHHVIGVVRDGGGFRVVIEV, from the coding sequence GTGGACGACGCGTGCCTCGATCTCCGCACCTGGCGCTGCCCGCTCTCGTGGGCGAAGGCGCGCGTGTGGCTCGAGACCCGGCGGCGCGGCGAGGAGGTCGTGATCCTGCTCGGCGACGCGAAGAGCGCGCACGACCTGCCGCGGGCGGCCGAGGCGCACGGGCACCACGTGATCGGCGTCGTCCGCGACGGGGGCGGCTTCCGGGTCGTCATCGAGGTCTGA
- a CDS encoding methyltransferase domain-containing protein: MLAAGGAVVTRRAGLRRPVQHVVAAADRLPIATAAVTHVWIVERLPCVADADAVLAEARRALRPGGHLGVQDLVRVAGSPAPALPGWHFADVAARLAALRRAGFVDVDVHHRGAAALETPAQVTAARAQLHARLGATPAGAAVVAERATLAAAIAEGALDVVQLVARNP, from the coding sequence ATGCTGGCCGCGGGCGGCGCCGTCGTCACGCGACGGGCAGGCCTGCGGCGTCCCGTGCAGCACGTCGTCGCCGCGGCGGACCGCCTGCCGATCGCGACCGCTGCGGTGACGCACGTGTGGATCGTCGAGCGCCTGCCGTGCGTCGCCGACGCCGACGCGGTGCTCGCCGAAGCGCGTCGCGCGCTGCGTCCCGGCGGCCATCTCGGCGTGCAGGATCTGGTGCGCGTCGCCGGCAGCCCGGCGCCGGCGCTGCCGGGGTGGCACTTCGCCGACGTCGCCGCGCGGCTCGCGGCCCTGCGGCGTGCGGGCTTCGTCGACGTCGACGTGCACCACCGCGGCGCGGCGGCGCTCGAGACGCCGGCGCAGGTGACCGCCGCGCGGGCGCAGCTCCATGCACGGCTCGGCGCCACGCCCGCCGGTGCAGCCGTGGTCGCCGAGCGCGCGACGCTCGCGGCCGCCATTGCCGAGGGCGCGCTCGACGTCGTCCAGCTCGTCGCGCGCAACCCCTGA
- a CDS encoding flavohemoprotein, whose product MALNAALLQSSLELVVSRRPEITPRFYEILFTRHPEARALFGRNSADAQAQMLQDAIVAVIDHVEDAAWLTSTLGAMGRKHVEYGVTNDMYPWVGDALVATLAEIAGTDWTPAMQAAWTEAFVAIQALMLAGAREIDAAG is encoded by the coding sequence ATGGCCCTGAACGCCGCGCTGCTGCAGTCGAGCCTCGAGCTGGTCGTGTCGCGCCGACCCGAGATTACGCCGCGCTTCTACGAGATCCTCTTCACGCGCCATCCCGAGGCGCGCGCCCTCTTCGGGCGCAACAGCGCCGACGCACAGGCGCAGATGCTGCAGGACGCCATCGTCGCCGTCATCGACCACGTCGAGGACGCCGCGTGGCTCACGTCGACGCTCGGGGCCATGGGCCGCAAGCACGTCGAGTATGGTGTCACGAACGACATGTACCCGTGGGTCGGCGACGCCCTCGTCGCCACCCTGGCCGAGATCGCCGGGACCGACTGGACGCCGGCGATGCAGGCGGCATGGACGGAGGCGTTCGTAGCCATCCAGGCGCTGATGCTGGCCGGCGCGCGCGAGATCGACGCCGCCGGGTGA
- the ggt gene encoding gamma-glutamyltransferase, producing the protein MPHAPERRPRLRAALRRTTPTPALAWLLLLLGSVPAWATPGAVATEHQLAADAGAELLRGGGNAVDAAIAAAAAICVVHAQSCGIGGGGFALVRRADGRVDALDFRETAPAAATPERFFEDGTPAPERLRRGGLAVAVPGEVAGWVTLHARHGQAPLAAVLAPAIRLARDGVPLADAPTLRSAIERTAELLRADPDLRAIFLGPGGALPAPDARIVQADLARTLEAVVAHGRAAFYAGDVAARIAAAVAARGGVLTTDDLAAYRPQWRTALRDTYRGHDVWTFPPPGSGGIVLEVLGILGADQPTRADALTAPWLHLLAGALAQGFTDRARWYGDPGFTDVPVAHLLAPARLADIRRALASPTRVTPQVDPPRDAGTANVSVVTGDGVAVALTTTINTSFGAGIAVPGTGIVLNNEMDDFAVAPGVPNVYGLLGSEANAVRPGKRPQSSMSPTIVVAGDRPALVVGGSGGPLIISGTTEVLLNAIALGMDVPAAVAAPRIHDQGVPPAIVVEPGVPAATREALARYGHPIKELRALGAVSAVAMLADGGFAAAGDPRKDGGQAIVPR; encoded by the coding sequence GTGCCGCACGCCCCGGAACGCCGTCCCCGTCTCCGCGCCGCGCTCCGGCGCACCACGCCCACGCCCGCGCTCGCCTGGCTGCTGCTCCTGCTCGGCAGCGTGCCCGCATGGGCGACACCGGGCGCCGTGGCGACGGAGCACCAGCTGGCGGCCGACGCAGGAGCCGAGCTGCTGCGCGGCGGCGGCAACGCCGTCGACGCCGCGATCGCCGCCGCCGCCGCGATCTGCGTCGTCCACGCCCAGTCGTGCGGCATCGGCGGCGGCGGCTTCGCCCTCGTCCGGCGCGCCGACGGCCGTGTCGACGCGCTCGATTTCCGCGAGACCGCGCCTGCCGCTGCCACGCCCGAGCGCTTCTTCGAGGACGGCACGCCGGCGCCCGAGCGGCTGCGCCGCGGCGGGCTCGCGGTCGCGGTGCCAGGCGAGGTCGCCGGCTGGGTGACGCTGCACGCGCGCCACGGCCAGGCGCCGCTCGCGGCGGTCCTGGCTCCCGCGATCCGCCTCGCCCGCGACGGCGTCCCGCTCGCCGACGCGCCGACGCTGCGCAGCGCGATCGAGCGCACGGCCGAGCTGTTGCGCGCCGACCCGGACCTGCGCGCGATCTTCCTCGGCCCGGGCGGCGCCCTGCCCGCGCCCGACGCGCGCATCGTGCAGGCCGACCTCGCGCGCACGCTCGAAGCCGTGGTCGCGCACGGCCGCGCGGCGTTCTATGCGGGCGACGTCGCCGCGAGGATCGCCGCCGCCGTCGCCGCCCGCGGCGGCGTGCTGACGACCGACGACCTCGCCGCCTACCGCCCGCAGTGGCGCACCGCCCTGCGCGACACGTACCGGGGCCACGACGTGTGGACGTTCCCCCCCCCCGGCTCCGGCGGCATCGTGCTCGAGGTCCTCGGCATCCTCGGCGCCGACCAGCCCACCCGCGCCGACGCGCTGACGGCACCGTGGCTCCACCTCCTGGCGGGCGCGCTCGCCCAGGGTTTCACCGACCGCGCCCGCTGGTACGGCGACCCGGGCTTCACCGACGTCCCGGTGGCGCACCTGCTCGCGCCTGCCCGGCTCGCCGACATCCGCCGCGCGCTCGCCTCGCCGACACGGGTCACGCCGCAGGTCGACCCGCCGCGCGACGCGGGCACCGCCAACGTCTCGGTCGTCACCGGCGACGGCGTCGCGGTCGCGCTCACGACCACGATCAACACCTCGTTCGGCGCGGGCATCGCCGTGCCCGGCACCGGCATCGTCCTCAACAACGAGATGGACGACTTCGCGGTCGCCCCCGGGGTGCCGAACGTCTACGGCCTGCTCGGCTCGGAGGCGAACGCGGTCCGCCCGGGCAAACGCCCGCAGTCGAGCATGTCGCCGACCATCGTGGTCGCGGGCGACCGTCCGGCGCTGGTCGTCGGCGGCTCGGGCGGCCCGCTCATCATCTCCGGGACCACCGAGGTGCTGCTGAACGCGATCGCGCTCGGCATGGACGTGCCCGCGGCCGTCGCCGCGCCGCGCATCCACGACCAGGGCGTGCCCCCGGCGATCGTCGTCGAGCCCGGCGTCCCGGCGGCCACCCGCGAGGCGCTGGCGCGCTACGGGCACCCGATCAAGGAGCTCCGCGCGCTGGGCGCGGTGTCGGCGGTGGCGATGCTCGCGGACGGCGGCTTCGCGGCGGCCGGGGATCCGCGCAAGGA
- a CDS encoding carbonic anhydrase, whose product MPCTRRQLVHLLGLAALSAPGFVTGRSARADEICRNKGVEAASLWRRLTEGNRRFVAGTPAEHDLVRARRELLGTPAAPIVVLGCSDDRIAPETVFDTGLGELFVVRTAGNVVDPVGLGSIEYAVRRLGARLLVVLGHDRCGAVEAAMTGELTASPALEAIMRRIAPALEGVRSAADGSGDARPAIVANVRQSARDLVTYSRLVGDAVATGKLVVVQAFYRLETGTVDRLV is encoded by the coding sequence ATGCCGTGCACCCGCCGCCAGCTCGTCCATCTCCTGGGCCTCGCCGCGCTGAGCGCTCCGGGGTTCGTCACCGGCCGCAGCGCGCGCGCCGACGAGATCTGCCGCAACAAGGGTGTGGAAGCCGCCAGCCTCTGGCGCCGGCTCACGGAGGGCAACCGGCGCTTCGTCGCCGGCACGCCGGCCGAGCACGACCTGGTGCGCGCTCGTCGGGAGCTGCTCGGCACGCCGGCGGCACCGATCGTCGTGCTCGGCTGCTCCGACGACCGGATCGCGCCGGAGACCGTGTTCGATACCGGGCTCGGCGAGCTGTTCGTCGTCCGTACGGCGGGCAACGTCGTCGACCCGGTCGGCCTCGGCAGCATCGAGTATGCGGTGCGGCGCCTGGGCGCGCGGCTCCTCGTCGTGCTGGGGCACGACCGCTGCGGCGCGGTGGAGGCCGCGATGACCGGCGAGCTGACCGCATCCCCGGCCCTCGAGGCGATCATGCGGCGCATCGCGCCGGCCCTCGAGGGAGTGCGCAGCGCCGCCGACGGCAGCGGCGACGCGAGGCCCGCGATCGTCGCCAACGTACGCCAGAGCGCACGCGACCTCGTGACCTACAGCCGGCTCGTCGGCGACGCCGTCGCGACCGGGAAGCTCGTCGTGGTGCAGGCGTTCTACCGGCTCGAGACGGGCACGGTCGACCGACTCGTCTGA
- a CDS encoding GNAT family N-acetyltransferase, translated as MAKASRAKRRVEPFGEREFYLEEFRGRAVLIAIAPSVVVAHAPLRSLTAAVSTLVQNDTRVVVWWPAVVPAAERRLLAALGRAPAKVRRWKARKKKVRRRPSSVLRLRVADLASPGGEQDLRSALWTRLRASRLCVLAVGGPAAFPRQPLELAAALRLSKVVLTDPGGGLLAGSSRLSFVDENQLETLVRQGEAEAEWTGLGDRRALLVSVREALDRGIEQVNLCSPDGISEELFTYAGSGTLFTEGDYTRVGPLGLDDFAQAERLLERGQLAGVLKARTPAEIGQLLACGYGVTVCGRHLAGVAGLLTAPYQDERMGEIAGLYTITRFKGEGLGDRLVARMLQDAEAQGLGAVFAVTVDARAREFFERMGFAAVSPDDVPAAKWRGYDPKRRQHVAVLRRRLPGVAEAAERRA; from the coding sequence ATGGCCAAGGCCTCGCGGGCGAAGCGGCGCGTGGAGCCATTCGGCGAGCGGGAGTTCTATCTCGAGGAGTTCCGCGGTCGCGCCGTGCTCATCGCCATCGCGCCGTCGGTGGTGGTCGCGCACGCGCCGCTGCGCTCGCTCACCGCCGCCGTATCGACGCTGGTGCAGAACGACACGCGCGTCGTCGTGTGGTGGCCGGCCGTGGTGCCGGCGGCCGAGCGCCGTCTCCTCGCCGCGCTCGGCCGGGCGCCCGCGAAGGTGCGGCGCTGGAAGGCGCGAAAGAAGAAGGTGCGGCGGCGCCCGTCGAGCGTGCTGCGGCTGCGCGTCGCCGACCTCGCCTCGCCGGGCGGCGAGCAGGACCTGCGTAGCGCGCTCTGGACGCGGCTGCGCGCGTCGCGGCTGTGCGTGCTCGCCGTCGGCGGACCGGCGGCGTTTCCGCGCCAGCCGCTCGAGCTCGCGGCCGCGCTGCGGCTGTCGAAGGTCGTGCTCACCGATCCCGGCGGCGGACTGCTCGCGGGGAGCAGCCGCCTGTCGTTCGTCGACGAGAACCAGCTCGAGACGCTGGTGCGGCAGGGCGAGGCCGAGGCCGAGTGGACGGGCCTCGGTGATCGGCGCGCGCTCCTCGTCTCGGTGCGCGAGGCGCTCGATCGCGGCATCGAGCAGGTGAACCTGTGCTCGCCGGACGGCATCAGCGAGGAGCTGTTCACGTACGCGGGTTCGGGGACGCTGTTCACCGAGGGCGACTACACGCGCGTCGGCCCGCTCGGTCTCGACGACTTCGCCCAGGCCGAGCGCCTGCTCGAGCGCGGGCAGCTCGCCGGCGTGCTGAAGGCGCGCACGCCGGCGGAGATCGGGCAGCTCCTGGCGTGCGGCTACGGCGTCACCGTCTGCGGGCGTCACCTCGCCGGCGTCGCAGGGCTCCTCACCGCGCCGTACCAGGACGAGCGCATGGGCGAGATCGCCGGCCTCTACACGATCACGCGCTTCAAGGGGGAGGGGCTCGGCGATCGCCTGGTCGCGCGCATGCTCCAGGACGCCGAGGCACAGGGGCTCGGGGCCGTCTTCGCGGTCACCGTCGACGCGCGGGCGCGCGAGTTCTTCGAACGGATGGGCTTCGCTGCGGTCTCCCCCGACGACGTCCCCGCGGCGAAGTGGCGTGGCTACGACCCGAAGCGCCGCCAGCACGTGGCGGTGCTCCGACGGCGGCTGCCGGGCGTTGCCGAAGCCGCGGAGCGACGCGCATGA
- a CDS encoding DUF72 domain-containing protein, with the protein MLAHYATVFRAVEINHSFYRMPAPAMLEKWTQQTPARFRFALKAPQRITHHLRLKDAGDATREFVRRVGTLGDKLGPLLFQLPPHLRADPERLASFLAALPSGCEVAMEFRHASWFDEEIYALLARHRVALCIADTDESTTPIVSTAAFGYVRLRRDDYTDAALAAWAERLRAVPRWKRVYVFLKHDEAGRAPELANAFLATLG; encoded by the coding sequence ATGCTGGCGCACTACGCGACGGTGTTCCGTGCGGTGGAGATTAACCACAGCTTCTACCGCATGCCCGCGCCGGCCATGCTCGAGAAGTGGACGCAGCAGACGCCGGCGCGGTTCCGCTTCGCCCTGAAGGCCCCGCAGCGGATCACGCACCACCTGCGTCTCAAGGACGCCGGCGACGCCACGCGCGAGTTCGTCCGTCGCGTGGGCACGCTCGGCGACAAGCTGGGTCCGCTCCTCTTCCAGCTGCCGCCGCACCTGCGCGCGGACCCGGAACGGCTCGCGAGCTTCCTCGCCGCCTTGCCGTCCGGCTGCGAGGTCGCGATGGAGTTCCGGCACGCGTCCTGGTTCGACGAGGAGATCTACGCGCTGCTGGCGCGCCATCGGGTCGCGCTCTGCATCGCCGACACGGACGAGTCGACGACCCCGATCGTCTCCACCGCCGCGTTCGGCTACGTGCGCCTGCGACGCGACGACTACACCGACGCCGCCCTCGCCGCCTGGGCCGAGCGCCTGCGCGCCGTGCCGCGTTGGAAGCGCGTCTACGTCTTCCTGAAGCACGACGAGGCGGGACGCGCCCCGGAGCTGGCGAACGCCTTCCTCGCGACGCTCGGCTGA
- a CDS encoding tetratricopeptide repeat protein, translated as MAAQRRNGAAPAHFDTAQAARIVGLPPGRLRRCVRAGLLAPERDPRGRLRFDFLDLLLLRTTRVLLEQRVPMRTIGRVLRSLRRQLGDRPLTRLSVQTDGGGVVAFDGATRWRPESGQLLLDFTPSREPRKRGDAVVRLRGGRNAKLPQLTSEQWCDLAMEIEEGSPLEARAAYHHALDLDPANVVARINLGRLLHADANLVGAEAHFRDAVRHDPTCALGWYNLGVVLEDAHRPDEARGCYEEAVAADPELADAHWNLSLLYERGDRHQDAIRHLAIYRRLTRDERG; from the coding sequence GTGGCGGCCCAACGGCGGAACGGCGCCGCGCCGGCCCACTTCGACACGGCGCAGGCCGCGCGGATCGTCGGGCTGCCGCCGGGACGCCTCCGCCGCTGCGTTCGTGCCGGGCTGCTCGCCCCCGAGCGCGACCCCCGCGGGCGCCTGCGCTTCGATTTCCTCGATCTGCTCCTCCTGCGCACGACGCGCGTCCTCCTCGAGCAGCGCGTCCCGATGCGAACCATCGGCCGGGTCCTGCGCTCGCTGCGCCGCCAGCTCGGCGACCGGCCGCTCACGCGGCTCAGCGTCCAGACCGACGGGGGCGGCGTGGTGGCGTTCGACGGTGCGACGCGTTGGCGTCCCGAGTCGGGCCAGCTGCTGCTCGACTTCACGCCGTCGCGCGAGCCCCGCAAGCGCGGCGACGCGGTCGTGCGGCTGCGCGGCGGGCGCAACGCCAAGCTGCCGCAGCTCACGTCCGAGCAGTGGTGCGACCTCGCGATGGAGATCGAGGAGGGCTCGCCGCTCGAAGCTCGCGCCGCCTACCACCACGCGCTCGATCTCGATCCCGCGAACGTGGTCGCGCGCATCAATCTCGGGCGCCTGCTGCACGCCGACGCGAACCTCGTCGGCGCCGAGGCCCACTTCCGCGACGCCGTCCGCCACGATCCGACCTGCGCGCTCGGCTGGTACAACCTCGGCGTCGTGCTCGAGGACGCGCACCGGCCCGACGAAGCGCGCGGCTGCTACGAAGAGGCCGTCGCCGCAGACCCCGAGCTCGCCGACGCCCACTGGAACCTCAGCCTCCTCTACGAGCGTGGGGACCGCCACCAGGACGCCATCCGACACCTGGCGATCTACCGGCGGCTCACCCGCGACGAGCGCGGCTGA
- a CDS encoding SCP2 sterol-binding domain-containing protein: protein MTPQDIFDAMPGQLDANAAKGVNATIQFNLSGDNGGQWYVTIKDGAAEVQKGTAPSANMTMSMAAQDYVDMTTGKLNGQMAFMSGKLKISGDMGLAMKMQTLFKRPA from the coding sequence ATGACCCCGCAGGACATTTTCGACGCGATGCCCGGCCAGCTCGACGCCAATGCGGCGAAGGGCGTGAACGCGACCATCCAGTTCAACCTGAGCGGTGACAATGGTGGCCAGTGGTACGTCACCATCAAGGACGGCGCCGCCGAGGTGCAGAAGGGCACTGCGCCCTCCGCGAACATGACGATGTCGATGGCCGCCCAGGACTACGTCGACATGACGACGGGCAAGCTGAACGGCCAGATGGCGTTCATGAGCGGCAAGCTCAAGATCTCGGGCGACATGGGTCTCGCAATGAAGATGCAGACCCTGTTCAAGCGCCCCGCCTGA